In one Veillonellales bacterium genomic region, the following are encoded:
- a CDS encoding sodium:solute symporter family protein codes for MEITEVGKIALWILAILIPIQLIIGAVVSRKSGQDASHYFISGKQLPFILVFFTDFATVMGVGNFVGYAGKGYDIGLSQLWMMAGEQGSKIVFALCLAGIIGRYAYTTINEFLEKELFHDKWLRAIGGILMTLPMICWTGAQAIGIGFILSGIMGVDPTTGIWIAALTAILYTVMGGMWAIAWTDVVQGVIRVIVGFVFFGVVYAGVHGFGGIANAVAASAKPEMLEVNGIGFWAAVALFLTPVCGQFTDQAWWQRCYAAKDSKTARNGFLTTAVMAVIMCSASIMVGMAAYTLNPDLPKADMAFSWLMANYMNPWLSALLVVTIIGADMTVSAGRLNSGVTLLIMDVIKPLIAPHMADKKLVDMGRWLTLVLGIFAVAVALAFPSVLSAALFGYAVTGGGLFIPLILGLAWKDQNGKTYVTKNAVMWSLIIAGGTAAVIQYMPANATIFRGGIVPGVLISLVLTVGISLFERQSQKTTISG; via the coding sequence GTGGAAATTACCGAAGTCGGGAAAATTGCATTATGGATATTGGCAATCTTAATTCCGATCCAGTTGATCATCGGTGCTGTGGTATCCCGAAAAAGCGGCCAGGATGCAAGCCACTATTTTATTAGCGGCAAACAACTTCCTTTCATTTTGGTTTTCTTTACTGATTTTGCCACTGTCATGGGAGTGGGAAATTTTGTCGGATATGCCGGCAAAGGCTATGATATAGGGTTGAGTCAGCTGTGGATGATGGCCGGTGAGCAAGGCAGCAAGATCGTGTTTGCTTTGTGTCTGGCTGGAATTATCGGTCGTTATGCGTATACGACCATTAATGAATTTTTGGAAAAAGAACTGTTTCATGATAAATGGCTGAGAGCTATCGGTGGGATTTTGATGACATTGCCGATGATCTGCTGGACAGGAGCTCAGGCTATCGGCATCGGCTTTATTTTGTCCGGCATTATGGGAGTGGATCCTACTACCGGTATTTGGATTGCTGCTTTGACGGCGATTCTGTATACTGTTATGGGCGGCATGTGGGCCATTGCCTGGACCGATGTGGTGCAGGGAGTTATCCGGGTCATTGTCGGCTTCGTCTTTTTCGGAGTTGTCTATGCCGGGGTTCATGGTTTCGGCGGAATCGCGAATGCTGTTGCGGCAAGCGCTAAACCGGAGATGCTTGAAGTCAATGGTATTGGGTTTTGGGCAGCCGTTGCTTTATTCTTAACTCCGGTGTGCGGACAGTTTACCGACCAGGCTTGGTGGCAGCGCTGTTATGCGGCAAAAGACAGCAAAACTGCCAGAAACGGATTTTTAACGACAGCAGTAATGGCAGTCATTATGTGCTCGGCCAGTATCATGGTCGGTATGGCCGCCTATACATTAAATCCGGATCTCCCCAAAGCGGATATGGCCTTTTCCTGGCTTATGGCTAATTATATGAATCCGTGGCTGTCGGCGCTGCTGGTGGTTACGATTATCGGTGCTGATATGACTGTATCTGCCGGGCGGCTGAATTCCGGCGTTACGTTATTGATCATGGATGTTATCAAACCATTGATTGCTCCCCATATGGCTGATAAAAAATTGGTCGATATGGGAAGATGGCTGACATTGGTTTTGGGTATTTTTGCTGTGGCTGTTGCCCTGGCTTTTCCGTCCGTCCTTTCAGCTGCTTTATTTGGTTACGCGGTTACAGGCGGCGGTTTATTCATCCCGCTTATCTTAGGGCTGGCCTGGAAGGATCAGAATGGCAAAACGTATGTTACTAAAAACGCGGTTATGTGGTCGCTGATTATTGCCGGTGGTACTGCGGCTGTTATTCAGTACATGCCTGCCAACGCCACGATATTCCGCGGCGGGATTGTACCTGGGGTTTTGATTTCCCTGGTATTAACGGTTGGTATCAGCTTGTTTGAAAGACAGTCGCAAAAGACTACTATAAGCGGTTAA
- a CDS encoding TIGR03862 family flavoprotein translates to MKTDVLIVGGGPSGLAAAYEVVSRGYKATIVDEAWSLGGQLRQQTQFLMSLPAPWAGLRGFQVADRLTKRLQKYLVEYLLNHEVIGLYADGSVGVSSGEKIMKIEPACTVVATGAAESAVTFPGWTLPGVMTVGAAQILINRERVYPGKTALVVGSSDMALEITRQMHDVGIHIMGVAESADKLLAKDQRIIDSFEKTGIPIFLQTDVTAATGSGKVEEVQLHSRRNSSDEAMKYSVDFLCVDGGRHPILELFSILNCPFQYQQALGGWVPSYSDTLQAAADGVFAAGQAAGVTCQAGVLLTGAIAGIGAVDYLEKKTTEERETARQNYWEQLQKIESCQLPEVWQARLTHIKNYPG, encoded by the coding sequence ATGAAGACTGATGTTCTAATTGTAGGCGGAGGCCCCTCCGGGTTAGCCGCAGCGTATGAAGTAGTTTCGCGGGGCTATAAGGCGACGATTGTAGATGAAGCCTGGAGCCTTGGCGGGCAATTGCGGCAGCAGACTCAGTTTCTGATGTCCCTGCCGGCGCCATGGGCGGGGCTGCGCGGATTTCAAGTCGCAGACCGGCTGACTAAACGGTTACAGAAGTACCTAGTAGAGTATTTGTTGAATCATGAAGTGATTGGCCTTTATGCGGATGGCAGTGTGGGAGTCAGCAGCGGGGAAAAAATAATGAAAATTGAACCTGCCTGCACCGTTGTCGCCACAGGGGCTGCAGAGTCGGCAGTGACATTTCCCGGCTGGACGCTGCCAGGGGTGATGACAGTTGGCGCGGCTCAAATTTTGATTAACCGGGAGCGGGTTTATCCGGGCAAAACAGCGCTGGTCGTTGGATCCAGCGATATGGCTTTGGAAATTACCCGGCAAATGCATGATGTCGGTATTCATATAATGGGAGTTGCTGAATCGGCCGATAAACTTTTGGCTAAAGATCAGCGGATCATTGATTCTTTTGAAAAAACAGGCATTCCTATTTTTTTACAGACTGATGTGACAGCAGCCACAGGAAGCGGCAAAGTGGAAGAAGTTCAGTTGCATTCCCGCCGGAATTCCTCAGATGAAGCAATGAAGTATTCGGTGGATTTCCTTTGCGTCGATGGCGGACGGCACCCTATTCTTGAACTGTTCTCGATCCTGAACTGCCCCTTCCAATATCAGCAAGCGCTTGGCGGGTGGGTTCCCAGTTACAGTGATACATTGCAGGCAGCGGCTGACGGGGTTTTTGCGGCCGGTCAAGCGGCAGGAGTTACCTGCCAGGCCGGAGTTCTTTTAACCGGGGCAATTGCGGGAATCGGCGCTGTGGATTATCTGGAGAAGAAAACAACAGAAGAACGGGAAACAGCCCGCCAAAATTACTGGGAGCAGCTTCAAAAAATTGAATCTTGCCAGTTGCCTGAAGTTTGGCAGGCACGGTTGACTCATATCAAAAACTATCCGGGTTAA
- a CDS encoding (2Fe-2S)-binding protein: MDKSTIVCRCEEITVGDVENAIAQGAETFDDVKRLTRGGMGLCQGKTCRTVISELIAQLKGESVAAVPVPRLRMPLRPIPMEILAANQSGTSAMFDLLDQASRKERQEK; encoded by the coding sequence TTGGATAAGTCGACAATAGTCTGCCGTTGTGAAGAGATTACGGTTGGCGATGTTGAAAATGCAATCGCCCAGGGAGCGGAAACCTTTGATGATGTCAAAAGGCTGACGCGGGGTGGTATGGGACTTTGTCAGGGGAAAACATGCCGGACGGTCATTTCGGAACTGATTGCCCAACTTAAGGGAGAATCTGTAGCCGCTGTTCCTGTTCCCCGGCTCAGAATGCCGCTTAGACCAATTCCTATGGAAATTTTAGCGGCAAATCAATCCGGAACTTCGGCAATGTTTGACCTTTTGGATCAGGCAAGCCGGAAGGAAAGGCAGGAGAAGTAG
- a CDS encoding methyl-accepting chemotaxis protein — MLKFHNLRNKLSIYILIPVLVGIAILISVSYYTAWNTLNRQVNSTLQFMTQAYNGQIVSWFAEKEAVVTNIAEILSSKDMSEEEQIHLLATLKQTMPEVSNIYVGYADKRDYNAIPTVLPPGFDPTSRPWYKKAVAAQGKIAYSDFYLNTNKEPRVSIVKAMQANGQTIGVVAADISLDHLRGVVQGIKVGDTGYAFLMEHTGAFLYHPSFNMTDNIGKVEPGSFPQDKEWYLNGEQGIATGSVGGKEIVSAKIPVGKTGWTLVANAPVEELFAGVTALRTRLLIGGLILILLVAFVVFYVARGTVQPLTRLAGMADEIARGNLTGSRELNYHSQDEIGKLAASFATMAGNLRSITLGVSESAAQVAAASEQLSASAEQSAQAANQVAVSITEVAQGTENQAKATVNTTATIEKMSAGVQQASANANNVASVADQTSQAANDGSQAIGKAVSQMKTIEESFQFITDAVNRLNQRSQEIEKFVEAISGIAGQTNLLALNAAIEAARAGEQGKGFAVVAEEVRKLAEQSQQAAKQIAVLIHDTADDTEKAVLATNSGSEEVKTGTEVVNKAGRVFSEIQRLVNEVTAQIEQISATIQQLADNSQEIVSSVESIDTITKETAAHTQTVSAATEEESASMEEIAASSQKLSALAQKLQDAINKFKV, encoded by the coding sequence ATGCTTAAATTCCATAATTTGAGGAATAAATTGTCAATTTACATATTGATTCCTGTTTTAGTTGGAATCGCCATTTTAATTTCAGTTTCTTATTATACTGCCTGGAATACCTTGAATCGCCAGGTTAACAGTACGCTGCAGTTTATGACCCAGGCCTATAACGGCCAAATCGTCAGCTGGTTTGCTGAAAAAGAAGCGGTAGTAACGAACATTGCTGAAATATTATCCAGCAAGGACATGTCGGAAGAGGAGCAAATTCATTTATTGGCTACATTGAAGCAGACAATGCCGGAAGTCAGCAATATTTATGTAGGGTATGCGGACAAGCGGGATTACAATGCGATTCCAACAGTATTGCCACCGGGATTTGATCCCACCAGCCGGCCCTGGTATAAAAAGGCAGTCGCTGCTCAGGGAAAGATTGCCTATTCTGATTTTTACCTGAACACGAATAAGGAACCACGGGTTAGTATCGTAAAAGCGATGCAGGCCAATGGCCAGACTATTGGTGTGGTAGCGGCCGATATTAGCTTGGATCATCTGCGGGGAGTGGTGCAGGGAATCAAGGTCGGCGATACCGGATACGCGTTTTTAATGGAGCATACCGGTGCTTTTCTTTATCATCCGTCCTTTAATATGACGGATAATATCGGGAAAGTAGAACCCGGTTCATTTCCTCAGGACAAGGAATGGTATCTGAATGGGGAGCAGGGTATTGCCACGGGCAGTGTGGGAGGCAAAGAAATTGTCAGTGCAAAAATTCCGGTAGGGAAAACCGGCTGGACTCTTGTGGCCAATGCGCCGGTAGAGGAATTGTTTGCCGGAGTGACTGCTTTACGGACAAGATTACTGATTGGCGGCTTGATTTTAATTTTGTTGGTAGCCTTTGTAGTGTTTTATGTTGCCCGGGGAACGGTTCAACCGCTGACACGTTTGGCGGGAATGGCTGACGAGATAGCAAGAGGCAATCTTACCGGTTCCAGGGAACTTAATTATCATTCTCAGGATGAAATAGGAAAATTGGCTGCCAGCTTTGCGACGATGGCTGGTAATCTGCGAAGTATAACGCTTGGAGTGTCGGAATCGGCAGCTCAGGTGGCAGCTGCGTCGGAACAACTCAGTGCCAGTGCGGAACAGTCGGCCCAGGCAGCCAATCAGGTTGCGGTAAGCATTACTGAAGTGGCTCAGGGAACGGAAAATCAGGCGAAAGCCACGGTCAATACGACGGCGACTATTGAAAAAATGTCTGCCGGCGTGCAGCAGGCGTCCGCCAATGCCAATAATGTAGCCTCAGTGGCCGATCAAACTTCCCAAGCGGCGAATGACGGCAGTCAAGCGATTGGCAAGGCTGTCAGCCAGATGAAAACCATTGAGGAATCTTTTCAATTTATTACCGACGCTGTAAATCGTTTAAACCAGCGGTCCCAGGAAATTGAAAAATTTGTAGAGGCGATTTCCGGCATTGCCGGTCAAACTAATCTGCTTGCCCTGAATGCCGCCATTGAAGCTGCCCGCGCCGGTGAGCAGGGAAAAGGGTTTGCTGTTGTGGCTGAAGAAGTGCGAAAATTAGCGGAGCAGTCGCAGCAAGCGGCAAAACAGATTGCTGTTTTGATTCATGATACAGCGGATGATACCGAAAAAGCCGTGCTCGCCACAAACAGCGGTTCGGAGGAAGTAAAGACAGGAACGGAAGTAGTGAATAAGGCAGGCCGTGTATTTAGCGAAATACAGCGGCTGGTAAATGAAGTCACTGCCCAAATTGAGCAAATATCCGCAACCATACAGCAGCTTGCCGACAACAGTCAGGAGATTGTTTCCTCGGTTGAATCCATTGATACCATTACCAAGGAAACAGCAGCGCATACCCAGACCGTATCGGCAGCGACAGAAGAGGAGTCGGCGTCCATGGAGGAAATTGCTGCCTCCAGTCAGAAACTCTCTGCTTTAGCACAGAAACTGCAAGACGCTATTAATAAATTTAAGGTGTAA
- a CDS encoding FAD-dependent oxidoreductase, translating into MSREYDTIIIGGGIIGNGIAYHLSEVQSDGILVLDKNYPLSGTSGSTQAWIWIHSKSPSWYAEFSLYSAELYGYLQRKIGDIEFDRAGGISPFFTETEREQAFKLAECQAEVGIEIQVLNREDALAREPALSPKILGAMYSPADGNVNPMRLVEQYMRASKKNGVTFEYYNPVTGIEKQQGSFIVTTAKTVFRCKKLILSAGIWTRELGKLLGIDVPVKPVRGQIIITEPLAPLMKHTLSIMRQTSNGEVLVGNSQENAGIDRRSTLDVMIETANMAVKYVPDLAKAKVVRGFSGLRVMPEDEFPIFGVVPGIENLYVAALHSGITLSPLIGTLMTELITGGETSVPIDRFSITRFA; encoded by the coding sequence TTGTCCAGGGAATATGATACAATTATTATCGGCGGCGGCATTATCGGCAATGGAATTGCCTATCATCTGTCGGAGGTTCAGTCGGACGGGATTTTAGTGCTGGATAAAAATTATCCTTTAAGCGGCACATCCGGATCCACTCAGGCGTGGATTTGGATCCATAGCAAGAGTCCCTCCTGGTATGCGGAATTTTCCTTGTACAGTGCGGAATTGTATGGGTATTTGCAGCGAAAAATCGGTGATATTGAATTTGATCGTGCCGGCGGCATTTCTCCCTTTTTTACGGAAACCGAAAGAGAGCAGGCGTTTAAATTAGCGGAATGCCAAGCTGAAGTGGGAATTGAGATTCAGGTTTTAAATCGGGAAGACGCTTTGGCCCGGGAGCCGGCTTTATCCCCTAAAATTCTCGGAGCGATGTACAGCCCGGCAGACGGCAATGTGAATCCGATGCGGTTGGTAGAGCAGTATATGCGGGCTTCGAAAAAAAACGGGGTTACTTTTGAGTACTATAATCCGGTGACAGGCATTGAAAAGCAACAGGGTTCATTTATTGTAACAACAGCAAAAACGGTATTTCGCTGCAAGAAATTAATTCTCAGCGCCGGCATTTGGACCAGGGAACTGGGCAAGCTGTTGGGAATTGATGTCCCGGTTAAACCGGTGCGGGGACAGATTATTATCACAGAACCGTTGGCGCCTTTGATGAAACATACTTTATCGATTATGCGGCAGACCAGTAACGGTGAAGTTTTAGTCGGCAATTCCCAGGAAAATGCCGGGATTGATCGACGGTCTACACTGGATGTCATGATTGAAACTGCCAATATGGCTGTTAAGTATGTACCGGATTTGGCAAAGGCCAAAGTTGTTCGCGGATTTTCCGGCCTGAGGGTAATGCCGGAGGATGAGTTCCCGATTTTTGGCGTGGTTCCCGGAATTGAGAATCTGTATGTTGCGGCGCTGCATAGCGGGATCACATTATCACCGCTGATTGGTACTTTAATGACCGAGCTAATCACCGGGGGTGAGACTTCCGTTCCCATTGACCGGTTTAGCATTACACGGTTTGCTTGA
- a CDS encoding electron transfer flavoprotein subunit beta/FixA family protein, protein MHIIVYIKQTFDTEAQIAVDSNGKIDSNGVHFVVNPYDEYAIEEGVRLKEKFGGDVTVITMGGNRAQDALRTALAMGADKAVLIDDSALEKTDEWVTANVLTQAVASLPYDVIFTGRMAIDDGSGQVGVRVAENLHIPSVTNAVKIEINEKSAVVTQEIDGGTASLEVSLPAVFTAQKGLNDPRYPSVAGMMKAKRKELKKISLTDLGLEKEKLVAKMTVGKYAVSAARQAGKKLQGSSAQQVAELVNLLKTEVKAF, encoded by the coding sequence ATGCATATTATTGTATACATAAAACAAACTTTCGATACCGAGGCGCAAATTGCCGTCGACAGTAATGGGAAAATTGACAGTAACGGAGTTCATTTTGTCGTAAACCCTTACGATGAATATGCTATCGAAGAGGGGGTACGGCTGAAAGAAAAGTTTGGCGGTGATGTTACCGTTATCACCATGGGCGGCAACCGGGCTCAGGACGCTTTGCGCACGGCATTGGCCATGGGGGCGGATAAGGCGGTTTTAATTGACGATTCCGCCTTGGAAAAAACCGATGAATGGGTTACGGCCAACGTACTTACCCAAGCAGTTGCTTCTTTGCCGTATGATGTAATTTTTACCGGGCGCATGGCGATTGATGACGGTTCCGGTCAGGTTGGCGTCCGTGTGGCGGAAAATTTGCACATCCCTTCCGTAACAAATGCAGTCAAAATTGAAATCAACGAAAAATCCGCGGTAGTCACGCAGGAAATTGACGGCGGCACCGCTAGTTTGGAAGTTTCTTTACCAGCCGTATTTACAGCGCAGAAAGGATTAAATGATCCCCGCTATCCTTCTGTGGCTGGCATGATGAAAGCAAAACGGAAAGAATTGAAAAAAATCAGCCTTACCGATCTGGGGCTTGAAAAGGAAAAGCTGGTCGCTAAAATGACAGTGGGAAAATATGCCGTATCGGCGGCCCGGCAAGCAGGTAAAAAACTGCAGGGAAGTTCTGCCCAGCAAGTTGCTGAATTAGTGAATCTATTAAAGACAGAAGTTAAGGCTTTTTAA
- a CDS encoding (2Fe-2S)-binding protein, whose amino-acid sequence MEIVKHPVLGEMPKVKTVTIYFEGTPIVAREGQTVASALMSNGIYKLGHSRNSSQARGLYCGSGRCQSCLMSINGVDHVRSCKTLVREGMVVKQCTGDPDVRRDRHED is encoded by the coding sequence ATGGAGATTGTAAAACACCCGGTATTGGGAGAAATGCCGAAAGTAAAGACGGTCACGATTTATTTCGAAGGTACTCCGATCGTTGCCCGGGAAGGACAAACCGTAGCTTCGGCCCTTATGTCAAACGGGATTTATAAATTGGGCCATAGCCGGAATTCGTCACAGGCCAGAGGTTTGTATTGCGGCAGCGGGCGCTGTCAGAGCTGCTTAATGAGTATTAATGGTGTGGATCATGTGAGAAGCTGCAAGACGTTGGTTAGAGAAGGAATGGTCGTTAAACAATGTACCGGTGATCCGGATGTCAGGAGAGATCGTCATGAAGACTGA
- a CDS encoding heterodisulfide reductase-related iron-sulfur binding cluster — protein MATRQIYWNIEGHFLLYLFLLIAVGFFAYGVYRRVKLWQMGQPENRWQNVWQGIQDVLLYGFFHKRIMKEKYPGSMHLFIFWGFVFLAFATAVVAVHTDLGVPIYQGGLYLFVKCTANFFGLLAVCGILMAAWRRYVIRPRRLDNKPEDGITLALIFLILLTGFLLESARIAATADPWADWAFVGKWLSAPLTGLDAAALLTLHRCLWWFHMLLVMSFIAYFPYSKLFHIILAPLNQFFRYRGPVGVPAAIDFEDESLESYGKDELQQFSWKTLFNSDVCLRCGRCQEFCPAFLSGKHLNPKAVIQAIKVHMEEIGRASAQQQTDPSSEAETAAAGSSPVRSLIGEVIPEEDIWACTTCHSCEQQCPVFVEHVGKTIELRRHLVLMESRFPAEAQAAFRNMENNGNPWGICWSTRDQFLKSLGVPTYEENPAADVLYWPGCSGAFDCRNQKVSKAVVHLLQAAGVNFAVLGNEEKCCGDSARRLGNEYLFYSLASENIEAMKRYGVKTIVTQCPHCFNILKNEYPQLGGHFTVFHHTEFLLQLVKSGQLTLQKKSGQSIAYHDSCYLGRYNQIYQPPRELLTAAGLEVREMSHAFEKSFCCGAGGGRMWLEEKEGDRINVMRAQEALATNPDLVGTACPFCLSMLDEAVTTVAGDEKRKTMDIAEILEQHLSQE, from the coding sequence ATGGCAACCCGGCAGATTTACTGGAATATCGAAGGACATTTTCTGCTCTACCTGTTTTTATTGATTGCTGTCGGATTTTTCGCATACGGTGTTTATCGGCGGGTAAAGCTGTGGCAAATGGGGCAGCCGGAAAATCGCTGGCAGAATGTTTGGCAGGGAATTCAGGATGTTTTGCTTTACGGATTTTTCCACAAACGAATTATGAAAGAAAAGTATCCTGGGAGTATGCACCTGTTTATTTTCTGGGGATTTGTCTTCCTGGCTTTTGCCACCGCTGTTGTGGCAGTGCATACTGATTTGGGAGTTCCCATTTATCAGGGAGGACTTTACTTATTTGTGAAATGTACCGCCAATTTCTTTGGCTTATTAGCAGTGTGCGGCATTTTAATGGCCGCCTGGCGGCGTTACGTAATCCGACCGAGACGTCTGGATAATAAACCGGAAGATGGAATTACTCTGGCGCTGATCTTTTTGATTTTGCTGACCGGGTTCTTACTGGAATCGGCTCGTATAGCTGCTACCGCTGATCCTTGGGCCGATTGGGCTTTTGTCGGGAAATGGTTGTCTGCACCATTGACAGGCCTTGATGCAGCCGCTTTGCTGACACTGCATCGTTGCCTTTGGTGGTTTCATATGCTTCTGGTTATGTCGTTTATCGCGTATTTTCCTTATTCAAAACTGTTTCATATTATTTTGGCGCCGCTTAATCAATTTTTCCGTTACCGGGGTCCTGTCGGAGTGCCGGCAGCAATTGATTTTGAGGATGAAAGCTTGGAATCCTATGGCAAGGATGAATTGCAGCAGTTTTCCTGGAAAACATTGTTTAACAGTGACGTTTGTCTGCGGTGCGGTCGTTGTCAGGAATTTTGTCCCGCGTTTTTAAGCGGCAAGCATTTAAATCCGAAAGCAGTGATTCAGGCTATCAAGGTGCATATGGAGGAAATCGGCAGGGCGTCGGCACAGCAGCAGACGGACCCGTCGTCAGAGGCGGAAACTGCTGCAGCCGGCTCTTCCCCGGTGCGCTCATTGATTGGTGAAGTTATTCCGGAAGAGGATATTTGGGCATGTACTACGTGCCATTCCTGCGAACAGCAATGCCCGGTGTTTGTTGAGCATGTAGGAAAAACGATTGAGCTGCGCCGCCATCTGGTGCTTATGGAAAGTCGTTTTCCGGCGGAAGCCCAGGCAGCCTTTCGCAATATGGAAAATAACGGTAACCCATGGGGCATCTGCTGGAGCACACGGGATCAATTTCTTAAAAGCTTAGGGGTGCCGACGTATGAAGAGAATCCGGCGGCGGATGTTTTGTATTGGCCGGGGTGCTCCGGTGCTTTTGACTGCCGAAATCAAAAGGTATCTAAGGCAGTTGTGCATTTATTACAGGCGGCAGGAGTCAATTTTGCTGTTTTGGGCAATGAAGAAAAGTGCTGCGGTGATTCAGCCCGCCGCTTGGGCAATGAGTATCTGTTTTACTCTCTGGCAAGTGAAAATATTGAGGCGATGAAGCGCTACGGCGTGAAGACAATCGTGACCCAGTGTCCCCATTGCTTTAATATTCTGAAGAACGAATATCCCCAGCTTGGCGGTCACTTTACCGTATTCCACCATACAGAATTTCTTTTGCAGCTGGTCAAGTCAGGTCAGTTGACTTTGCAGAAAAAGTCCGGGCAAAGTATTGCCTATCATGATTCCTGCTATTTAGGGCGATATAATCAAATTTATCAGCCGCCGCGGGAATTGCTGACAGCAGCAGGGCTGGAAGTCAGAGAAATGTCTCATGCTTTTGAGAAAAGTTTTTGCTGCGGCGCCGGCGGCGGCAGAATGTGGCTGGAGGAAAAAGAAGGAGACCGAATCAATGTGATGCGCGCCCAGGAGGCTTTAGCTACCAATCCGGATCTGGTAGGAACCGCCTGCCCGTTCTGTCTGTCGATGCTGGATGAGGCGGTAACAACTGTTGCCGGCGATGAGAAGAGAAAAACGATGGATATTGCGGAAATACTGGAGCAGCATTTATCCCAAGAATGA
- a CDS encoding electron transfer flavoprotein subunit alpha/FixB family protein translates to MAKGIWIIIEHNQGKIRKVSLELLSQARKMAAQSGEALTAVVLGENVQKLVSEISAYGADKIILAEEPRLAEYTTGAYTSVLNKMIRQEEPRAVLFGHTGMSRDLAPRLAQRLGVGVASDCIGMELAEKTFLQFKRPVYAGKAFAAVAAENCPVMATIRPNTFAVAEPDSSLQAEVAAYSVEIDPQDIWSVIKDVAVAVSKRPELTDANIIVSGGRGMQGPENFALLEALADTMGAAVGASRVAVDAGWLDHEFQVGQTGKTVSPTLYIACGISGAIQHLAGMNSSRYIVAINKDPEANIFNVADYGIVGDLFEIVPLLTQEIKAAVK, encoded by the coding sequence ATGGCCAAGGGAATATGGATTATCATCGAACATAATCAAGGAAAAATTCGTAAAGTCTCTTTGGAACTGTTAAGTCAGGCCAGGAAAATGGCCGCTCAGTCAGGAGAAGCTTTGACTGCTGTTGTGCTGGGGGAAAATGTCCAGAAACTTGTTTCTGAGATTTCCGCTTACGGCGCAGATAAAATTATTTTAGCAGAAGAACCACGGTTGGCAGAGTATACAACCGGAGCTTATACTTCGGTTCTCAACAAAATGATCCGTCAGGAAGAGCCGCGGGCTGTTCTCTTCGGGCATACAGGTATGAGCCGTGATTTAGCGCCTCGTCTGGCACAGCGCCTTGGCGTGGGTGTTGCCTCCGACTGTATTGGTATGGAATTGGCTGAGAAAACCTTCCTGCAATTTAAACGTCCTGTTTACGCCGGTAAAGCTTTTGCTGCTGTTGCGGCCGAAAACTGTCCGGTTATGGCAACCATTCGACCGAATACATTTGCAGTTGCGGAGCCCGATTCCAGTTTACAGGCGGAAGTAGCAGCATATTCTGTGGAAATCGATCCGCAGGATATTTGGAGTGTTATCAAGGATGTAGCGGTCGCGGTTTCGAAACGTCCGGAATTGACCGATGCGAATATTATTGTATCCGGCGGGCGGGGAATGCAGGGACCGGAGAATTTTGCCCTGCTTGAAGCATTGGCTGATACGATGGGGGCGGCGGTAGGCGCATCCCGTGTGGCTGTGGATGCCGGCTGGCTGGACCACGAATTTCAGGTCGGGCAGACAGGAAAAACGGTTTCACCGACTCTTTATATTGCCTGTGGAATTTCAGGCGCAATTCAACATTTGGCCGGCATGAATTCTTCCCGCTATATTGTTGCGATCAATAAAGATCCGGAGGCAAATATCTTTAATGTAGCTGATTATGGAATTGTCGGCGACTTATTTGAAATTGTACCGTTGCTGACGCAGGAAATAAAAGCAGCTGTAAAATAA